Proteins encoded within one genomic window of Brachybacterium muris:
- a CDS encoding Gfo/Idh/MocA family oxidoreductase has translation MSSETTTTNDAPGHAGEAAASDRSPAEARREAQARAREAARIPADRPARVVIVGAGSMGDWWAREVVDSPVAELVGVADLVEAAPAKVIAGCGAEDPSSIATGTDGVDLALEVGADLLINPTVPVAHHPVTVRALHAGIPVLGEKPVTETLPEAISLVAHAELTGVPFMVSQSRRFFPQVRQLQAFVADHGPTVITSAFFSLFEEHEGYRRHQLHPMLRDMGIHAFDTARYILGTDPVAVTAHGARPEWSVYDHDATVSATFEMSDGSLFVYNGTWNARGAATWWNSEWRIGAQHGTATWDGTGLPVLSTADEEETARLQEWIAQQPDPDSEPDQIAASLIEFVTALREARTPMCEVHENLLSFAMVEAAVASVDHGTRIEIDPLLEEARQQAIAAEAHPEARELMQSWTSVREVLEAWQEAQG, from the coding sequence GTGTCATCTGAGACCACCACGACGAACGACGCCCCTGGTCACGCCGGGGAGGCGGCCGCATCGGACCGATCCCCCGCCGAGGCACGCCGCGAGGCACAGGCTCGCGCCCGCGAAGCCGCCCGCATCCCCGCCGACCGCCCCGCCCGCGTGGTCATCGTGGGCGCCGGGTCCATGGGCGACTGGTGGGCCCGCGAGGTGGTGGACAGCCCCGTCGCTGAACTGGTGGGTGTGGCCGACCTGGTCGAAGCGGCACCCGCGAAGGTGATCGCCGGCTGCGGCGCGGAGGATCCCTCCTCGATCGCGACCGGCACCGACGGGGTGGACCTCGCCCTCGAGGTGGGAGCCGATCTGCTGATCAACCCCACGGTGCCGGTGGCGCACCACCCGGTCACCGTGCGGGCACTGCACGCCGGCATCCCGGTGCTGGGGGAGAAGCCGGTCACCGAGACCCTGCCGGAGGCGATCAGCCTGGTGGCGCATGCGGAACTCACCGGGGTGCCGTTCATGGTGTCCCAGTCCCGGCGCTTCTTCCCCCAGGTGCGCCAGTTGCAGGCGTTCGTGGCCGATCACGGTCCCACCGTGATCACCAGTGCGTTCTTCTCCCTGTTCGAGGAGCACGAGGGGTACCGCCGTCACCAGCTGCACCCGATGCTGCGCGACATGGGCATCCACGCCTTCGACACCGCCCGGTACATCCTGGGCACCGACCCGGTGGCGGTCACCGCCCACGGCGCCCGCCCCGAGTGGAGCGTGTACGACCACGACGCGACCGTCTCGGCGACCTTCGAGATGTCCGACGGCTCCCTGTTCGTCTACAACGGCACCTGGAACGCGCGCGGCGCTGCCACCTGGTGGAACAGCGAGTGGCGCATCGGCGCCCAGCACGGCACCGCCACCTGGGACGGCACCGGCCTGCCCGTGCTCTCCACAGCCGACGAGGAGGAGACCGCCCGCCTGCAGGAGTGGATCGCACAGCAGCCCGACCCGGATTCGGAGCCCGACCAGATCGCCGCCTCGCTGATCGAGTTCGTGACCGCCCTGCGGGAGGCCCGCACCCCCATGTGCGAGGTGCACGAGAACCTGCTGAGCTTCGCGATGGTGGAGGCCGCGGTGGCCTCGGTGGACCACGGCACGAGGATCGAGATCGACCCGCTGCTGGAGGAGGCCCGCCAGCAGGCGATCGCCGCGGAGGCCCACCCCGAGGCCCGGGAGCTCATGCAGTCCTGGACCTCGGTGCGTGAGGTGCTCGAGGCCTGGCAGGAGGCCCAGGGCTAG